The DNA sequence GGACAGGCTTGGCCCCGGGGGGAGGTAGGTGGGGGAGAGCGGGGAGGGGGGGTTGATGTTGTTGTAGGAGATGTGGTGTTTGGCGGCGGGAAGAGGAGTGAGGTCACCACCGGAGCTGTCCAGACTGCTGAGGGATGGGCTAGCtgagacagagaggctgctgggATAGTGTGCTCTGGGTGGAGGTTTAGGGGGGTCAGACgaggggggaggatgggggcTGGGCTGGGCCGTCTTCACCCCCACCAGACTGTCTAGATCCAGGGGGAACTTGTTGAGACGCTGGGTCTCTTTGGGTTTGGGCGGGGCCTGGTAGCTGTTGTGGTTCTGATTGGGAGAGTAGCATCCTTCCTTCCCAAAGGGACTGGTGTTATAATGCCGCTGGGATCCGCCATTCAAACCCACATTGGCGTTGCCATAcctcacccctccacctccagccCCCCGCACCCCCATCACCCCGCCTCCTCCTTCCCCGATCTGGAGGTCCAGACTGGGCATGGATCCGTGGCTGACCCCCCTGGGCTCTGGAGCTCCCAGCCCCATAGGCCCCTCTAGCTCAGAGTGAAACACACTCCCATGGGAAGAGAACTTCTTCCCCATCCCCAGGCCCACGCCACGCTGCTGCCCAGGACGCTGCTCCATCTGTAGGCTAGTGGAGTAGGACAGAGACCCTGGCTTGCCCGGAgttacccctcctcctccttctcctccccctccctggaTGGAATACTCCAGACTAGAAGAGGAGCTATGGAGACTATCATTATCACTGcctgggccagagagagaggaggagaaacccTTCGGGTTGAACTTGTTCTGGAAGGAAGAGGCCCTGGTGATGCCTCCGGAGCTCCCTCCATTGTTGTTGATGGTGGGTCTGTTCATGGCTCTGTTGAAGGAGAGACTGGAGACCATGCGGGACTTGAACACAGGGCTCTGGGCAGGGCTGGGGTTGGTACCAAGGCTGATCCGCGAGCGGAAGGCAGGGGAGCCGTGGTTGGAGGTGGGGAACCCTCGACCCTCGTTGGTCTTgttgaggagggaggtggaggagagggggagggaacgggggaggagggggagaagggagggagctCGTCCACATCGTCGACGTCGAAGGATCTTTTTAAagctgtagaggagagagaaggagatatgggcagaggtggagggggtaggggtggagagagggagggggagaggaggaagaggaatggggtgagggggaaagaggtagggggaagaagggggaggtagagagagggaggggtagaggaggaagaggtagggggatggtggagagagggagggggagagggaggggtagaggaggaagaggaacggGGTGAGGggtaaagagggaggggaggggagagggggaggtagagagagggaggggtagaggaggaagaggtagggggatggtggagagagggaggggagagagggaggggtagaggaggaatagGAATGGGGTGAGGggtaaagagggagggggagggagagggggaggtcgagagaggggggagagggaggggtagaggaggaagaggaacggGGTGAGGggtaaagagggagggggagggagagggggtagatggagggacaaggatggagggagggaggtttaaTAAGTGAGTTAGTTCATAACAGTTGAGTTGAATAGTTGAGCTTTAACAAAATGAATACACTTACTAACTGTTCTTATTTAAGTTACTTTActttatttcaccttaatttaaccaggtagaataGTTgggaacaagttatcatttacaattgcaacctggccaagataaagcacagcagtgcgacacaaacaacaacacagagttacactgaaacaaacgcacagtcaataacacaatagaaaagtctatatacagtgtgtgcaaatgaggtaagataagggaggtaaggcaataaattggccaatagtggtgaaataattacaatttagcaattaaacactggagtgatagatgcgcagaagatggatgtgcaagtagagatactggggtgcaaaggagcgaGTATTGAGAGGGGAGGCTGGAGGGGTTGTTTTGTGAAGGCTCTATGTTATACTGAATGCATTTAGATAATGTCGTCCATGTTTTAAGGATccatgggatgtttttcagtgatgATCCAATCGGCGGAATCTGTTGCTAAATGTACAAGGTGATAAAGACATTTTATTCCCTGAAAGACTACACCTCGGTGTGATGCGGTGCTTCCTGATCTGGCCCGTCCCAAGATGGGCTTTTCTGAAAGGGAGGCAGACACCACACCAAACCCTCTGGTGGGAATAACTGAAAGAACTGACCAGACTCAATGGCTTCAAGTGATTCCTCTCATCAACATGACTTAGACCATGGAGTTGTTTGTTCTCTTAATGAGCTACATGTGAAATTCAACTCCATATTTCAACTGGAATATAGCGAAGAGGATTCAAAACGTAGAGTTGGATTTAGCTAGAAGCTCAGCTATAGTCGATGCACGAAGAGGGCAGAGGACAAATATGGTGCTTAGTAAGTTATTTTTCCTGCAAGCtacctggctagctagctaagttagttaTGTTTCATACAAGCtacctggctagctagctaagttagttaTGTTTCATACAAGCtacctggctagctagctaagttagttaTCTTTCATACAAGCtacctggctagctagctaagttagttcTGTTTCATACAAGCtacctggctagctagctaagttagttaTCTTTCATACAAGCTACCTGGCTAGCTGATTGTTAATCTTTCATACAAGCTACCTGGCTAGCTCAGCTAGTTAGTTATCTTTCATACAAGCtacctggctagctagctatgttagttATCTTTCATACAAGCtacctggctagctagctaagttagttaTAACCAGTAGTGATGAGGGCTTTCATAAAGCtacctggctagctagctaagttagttaTGTTTCATACAAGCtacctggctagctagctaagttagttaTCTTTCATACAAGCtacctggctagctagctaagttagttaTCTTTCATACAAGCtacctggctagctagctacgtttaaTTTATCTACTGAAACTCATTATGTATTGACATACTACTGTACAGTATCTGAATGTCTAACATCTGTTCGATGCTAGAGAGCCCCGTACAActgatataaatatattttgtgaaTCCATACTGGCAGACAAATGTAGTAAATGTCATCTATTTTTGATTGAAACTTAATTTAATTTACCAGTCCGTAGATACACCGAATGTCATCATAGGGTGTGTTGTCCGGTGTACGATGCCCAGACACGTTCTGCAATTATGTTTGAAACTCATCTCACTGACCTAGAAATGCCTTGGACAGCATGAAAACAAACTCAGATTTCCCCCAGGGTGAAATGTCACTTTAACCTCCAGTAGTGATGAGGGCTGTCTTTACAgggtgaaatgtccctttaaccAGTAGTGATGAGGGCTGTCTTTACAgggtgaaatgtccctttaaccAGTAGTGATGAGGGCTGTCTTTACAgggtgaaatgtccctttaaccTCCAGTAGTGATGAGGGCTGTCTTTACAgggtgaaatgtccctttaaccAGTAGTGATGAGGGCTGTCTTTACAgggtgaaatgtccctttaaccTCCAGTAGTGATGAGGGCTGTCTTTACAgggtgaaatgtccctttaaccTCCAGTAGTGATGAGGGCTGTCTTTACAgggtgaaatgtccctttaaccTCCAGTAGTGATGAGGGCTGTCTTTACAgggtgaaatgtccctttaaccTCCAGTAGTGATGAGGGCTGTCTTTACAgggtgaaatgtccctttaaccTCCAGTAGTGATGAGGGCTGTCTTTACAGGGTGAAATGTCTCTTTAACCTCCAGTAGCGATGAGGGCTGTCTTTACAgggtgaaatgtccctttaaccAGTAGTGATGAGGGCTGTCTTTACAgggtgaaatgtccctttaaccAGTAGTGATGAGGGCTGTCTTTACAgggtgaaatgtccctttaaccTCCAGTAGTGATGAGGGCTGTCTTTACAgggtgaaatgtccctttaaccAGTAGTGATGAGGGCTGTCTTTACAgggtgaaatgtccctttaaccAGTAGTGATGAGGGCTGTCTTTACAgggtgaaatgtccctttaaccAGTAGTGATGAGGGCTGTCTTTACAgggtgaaatgtccctttaaccAGTAGTGATGAGGGCTGTCTTTACAgggtgaaatgtccctttaaccAGTAGTGATGAGGGCTGTCTTTACAgggtgaaatgtccctttaaccAGTAGTGATGAGGGCTGTCTTTACAgggtgaaatgtccctttaaccTTTACAGGGTGACCAGAATGTCCCAGACAGTGACAGACcctttagacagacagacagacagacagacagacagacagacagacagacagacagacagagacacacacacacacacacacacacagcagcgtCCCTTCCtgtgtccaacacacacacacacacacacacacacacacacacacacacacacacacacacacacacacacacacacacacacacacacacacacacacacaggctgctaATACAACATGGACAGTCTTCAAAGCAGAGCAGTTAGGGTTGATGAAAGCACCAGAGAGGAAGACTTTACAAAAGCCCCACTCTTTtgtatctctctgtctgaacCAAATGTGCCAATTTAACACACAGCTCCTATATAGGGtgtttccatgtaaaaggaccagtgagcaccaacatgtgaagttcgcAGGAGCATGTCAAactgggtgtcaaatgaaagctaagagtctatgtTTTCAAGACATTaagggatatacagtggggcaaaaaagtatttactcagccaccaattgcgcaagttctcccacttaaaaagatgagagaggcctgtaattttcatcataggtacacttcaactatgacagaaaaagatgagggggaaaaaaatccagaaaatcacattgtaggatttttaatgaatttatttgcaaattatggtggaaaataagacgaagaaacgaagaacactaaacaaaacaacaaaacaacaaaacaacaaaacgaacgtgaatcTATGAGTACATGAGTACTGACAGGCAACTCCACATAGacaaacgtcggtattttgggtataaaaataatctttccTAATTGCTTCcttaaggtgtcaacagtcttcagacatagtttcaggcttttattttgaaaaatgagccagaacgataacatcgcgtcaagtggtcacatgggttttgctcgcgcaacagaatttggataggtattgcttttccctctcctactgtgaaagacatttgtggttgatatattatcgattatatattttaaaaacaacctgaggattgattataaaaaacgtttgtatctgtggacattatggatattctTTTTTtgtttggaattttcgtctgcgttgtcgctCTTTCCTGTGGACATAACACGAAAAAGATATTTtgcatataaaaataatctttatgggacaaaaggaacatttgctgtgtaactgggagtctcgtgagtgaaaacatccgaagatcatcaaaggtaaactttttctgattttcgtgaccaagcttcctgatgctaagtgtacatactgctatgctaggctatcgataaacttacacaaacgcttggattgctttcgctgtaaagcatactttcaaaatctgagatgacaggctgattaacaaaaggctaagctgtgtttcaaaatattgcacttgtgatttcatgaatattaatattttctaaAATGTGGAATCTACATTTGCCAAACTGAGTTATTCTCAGTGTGAAACGCTGAGAAACTAAAGAAGAAGGAAACTTAAAGTTCCCCCCCAAAAAGTTTGATCCTGTGAAGTGTGACAGTTTCTTTAATcgttctttctccttctttctctctctcgttttctcttgctctctgcctcggtctctctctttatcgttcctctctcattctccctttctgtttttcctctctctctctttgaacacAAAGCGATCTGTAGTTAAACCTCTCCCGTTTCGACCTTTGCCTTTGTGTTACAGCAGCGTCCCTTCCtgtgtccaacacacacacacacacacacacacacacacacacacacacacacacacacacacacacacacacacacacacacacacacacacacacacacacacacacacacacacacacacacacacatacacacacacacactcccttcctgcatcccctccctctctccgtagTGGGGGGTTTAGGCCATCAGGCACAAAGGGGTGATTGAGGGAGCAGGGTGAGAGTCAGAGTCCAGAGAGGTTAGGTTACAGCAGACCCCAACACAACACAGGATTCATCTCACCAAAtaaatggaggggagagagagacagagagagacagagagagaggacagagagagaggacagagacaggacagagagagaggacagagacaggacagagagagacagagagaggacagagacaagacagagagatgacagagagaggacagagagaggacagagagagagacagagacaggaccgAGACAGGacgggacagagaggggacagggagaggacagagagagaggacagagagaggacagagagagaggacagagacagacagagagagagacagagagagaggacagagacaagacagagagaggacagagagaggacagagacaggaccgagacaggacagggagaggacagagacaggacagagagaggacagatacaggacagagagagagacagagagagaggacagagacaagacagagagagagacagagacagaagagagacaggacagagagatgacagagacaaGGAGAAGGTCACGCCGATAGGTAAAAGTTAGAAAGATATAGACAAGGAGAAGGTCAAGCCGATAGGTAAATAGATTTTGGGCGTTGTGAGAGTTCTTTAAGATACTCTTCAAAAGATgttttggaagatgggcagggtcTCCGCTGTCCtgacttcagggggaagctgtttCCACCaatggggtgccaggacagagaagagctttgactgagCTGAGCAGGAGCTGCCCTCCCctgggggtgggagggccaagagaccagaggtggcgtAATGGATTGCTGGGGTTGGAATGTACAGTTTGAGCCTGAAGGTAAGGAGGGGCGGTTCCCCTTGCTTCCCCTGTTGACAAGCACCAGGGTCTTGAAGACGATGTGAGCTTCGACAGGAAGACAGCGTAGCGTgatgaggagcagggtgacatgggagaacttaggAAGGTTTGAACACCAGGATTCTGGAGAAGTTGGGTAACACTACAGCATTCTGGAGAAGTTGGATAACACTACAGCATTCTGGAGAAGTTGGATAACACCGCAGCATTCTGGAGCAGTTGGATAACACTGCAGCATTCTGGAGAAGTTGGATAACACCACAGCATTCTGGAGAAGTTGGATAACACCgcagcccagccaacagagagttgcagtagtccagacgggagatggcAAGctcctggattaggacctgtgctacttcctgtgtgaggaagggttgtactgtatggatgtggtagAGCTTGACCCTGCAGGAgcgggtcactgctttgatgtttgcagaaaaCAGCAGGGTGTTGTCTAGTGTCCCGCCAAGGTTCTTTGCGCTCAGGGATGGGAACACTATGGAGTTGTCTTGTAGAGGTCTTGGAGCGGGCAGGCCTTTCACAGGAAGGAATATCAGCTCTGTCTTGTCAGGGTTGAGCTTGAGggggtgggccgacatccaagctgagatgtaTGCCAGGCATGCAGAGATTCTTGACGCTACCCGGGGTGTCAGAAGGTGAGAAGGAGAAGATTAGTTGTGTCATCCTCATAGCAATGATAGTAGAGACTATGAGAGGCTATGacagagccgagtgacttggtgtacagggtcaagaagatcgttctgaAAGAGACAACCCAGCGACACTTTTTGTTGACTGTTAAAAAAATGGGAACATAGCAACTTAATCTTCTAGACATTCCCTAGTTAGTGCTATAAGAGCACACTGCCCCATGTCAAGAGTTAGTGTTAGCGATGGGTAGAAATGAAGGATACTAGACAACGAAGAACCTGAGTCAGCCAATGTTAACCTGTACAAGTCTGGAACAGTATTGGTACAgggcaaccccaaacagtttcaacAGACTTTCATAGAATCAAAGAGGAGAAGATCACTCTTGGTGAAGACTCCTCCACTCCGAGCGAGTCAGACCAGACCTCATCCTTAATTAAAcaaccccacagatgagcaaccccaGGCAGAGAgccaacctcccagcacagagtactatTCCCTCACTGAAATGAAGGAtacattcacccagctggaggtaaggcaggtggagctggaatgGTCAGCACAAAAAAATggtccagcacaacaacatccCTCAACCAGACCAGGAgagctggagggggagagagacatgtctgcactctggactgtggtgagacaacttcaactggagaaagagcaggagaggaaggaaggaggaggccCAGCGGCAGGAGTAGatgagagcactagaggagaaggtgagagcactagaggagaaggtgGGAGCACTAGAGGATTTCCTCAGAAATGAGAGCACTAGCTGGAGTAAGGCAGGTGGAGCACTAGAatggagaaggtgagagcactagaggagaaggtgagagcactGCAGACTGTGGAGATGaggagcactagaggagaggtgagagcactagaggagaagatgagagcactagaggagaagatgagagcactagaggagtagatgagagcactagaggagaaggtgagagcactagaggagaaggtgagagcactagaggagaagatgagagcactagaggagaaggtgagagcactagaggagaaggtgagagcactagaggagaaggtgagagcactagaggagaagatgagagcactagaggagaaggtgagagcactagaggagaagatgagagcacTAGAGGgagcactagaggagagatgagagcactagaggagaaggtgagagcactagaggagaaggtgagagcactagaggagaaggtgagagcactagaggagaagatgagagcactagaggagaagatgagagcactagaggagaaggtgagagcactagaggagaagatgagagcacTAGAGGGAAGatgagagcactagaggagaaggtgagagcactagaggagaaggtgagagcactagaggagaagatgagagcactagaggagaaggtgagagcactagaagagaaggtgagagcactagaggagaagatgagagcactagaggagaagatgagagcactagaggagaaggtgagagcactagaggagaaggtgagagtgctggaagagaaggtgagagcactagaggagTAGATGggagcactagaggagaagatgggagcactagaggagaagatgagagcactagaggagaaggtgagagcactagaggagaaggtgagagcactagaggagagagaggggatgagggcactagaggagaagatgagagcacTAGAGGGGAAGGTGagagcagagcactagaggagaaggtgagagcactagaggagaagatgagagcactagaggagaaggtgagagcactagatgagaaggtgagagcactagaggagaaggtgagagcactagaggagaaggtgagagcactagaggagaagatgagagcactagaggagaaggtgagagcactagaggagaaggtgagagcactagaggagaaggtgagagcactagaggagaaggtgagagcactagaggagaagatgagagcactagaggagaaggtgagagcactagaggagaaggtgagagcactagaggagaaggtgagagcactagaggagaagatgagagcactagaggagaaggtgagagcactagaggagaaggtgagagcactagaggagaaggtaagagcactagaggagaaggcGAGAGCACTTGAGGGGAAGGTGAGAAAGAtgacgtgtgacagagaacaacccacctCAGATCCTGACCAAAGTcttgacaccacagcagaacagataaatgaagaaccccaagcccttGGGACCACACCCCTCCTAGCACCCCCTGTCAGCCTCCTGATAGAACCTTCTGACAACCCCCGCACTCCCACTGAGGACACACACAAGACAAATATCGTACTCCTTATGggctcaaacaggaagtatatacaagaaaataaactttttcccaaCACAGACTGTCTAAattctggtgtccaaacacccagagcgccctagaccttctgtctgaggaccaactagggtcacccagccacatGATAATACACCCAgagccctagaccttctgtctgaggaccaactagggtcacccagccacatGATAATACACCCAgagccctagaccttctgtctgaggaccaactagggtcacccagccacatGATAATACACCCAgagccctagaccttctgtctgaggaccacctagggtcacccagccacatGATAATACACCCAgagccctagaccttctgtctgaggaccaactagggtcacccagccacataataatacacacaggcacaaacaacctgagagcacagcaggaaagggtggccacagcattcaagagagtgattgaaaaagcttcttccactttCCCCAAACTCACAAGcgggttatctccaccctgctaccacagaaagacttccaccctgctaccacagaaagacttccaccctgctaccacagaaagatctccaccctgctaccacagaaagacttccaccctgctaccacagaaagacttccaccctgctaccacagaaatacttccaccctgctaccacaaaaagacttccaccctgctaccacagaaatttccaccctgctaccacagaaagacttccaccctgctaccacagaaagacttccaccctgctaccacagaAAGACTTCCACCTGCTACCACAGAAAGatttccaccctgctaccacagaaagacttccaccctgctaccacaaaaagaaagacttccaccctgctaccacagaaagacttccaccctgctaccacagaaagacttccaccctgctaccacagaaagacttccaccctgctaccactaCCAGAAAGatttccaccctgctaccacaaaatatttccaccctgctaccacagaaagacttccaccctgctaccacagaaagacttccaccctgctaccacaaaaagacttccaccctgctaccacaaaaatacttccaccctgctaccacagaaagacttccaccctgctaccatacagcgAGTAAACGCAAGCATTTCCCATGACTGTACCTCAAAATCAAACATCTAGTTGGACTAACACTCCCCCCTGATCTTGGACAGcttttatgaccaggtccacctctacaaggcaggacccaaaggtgggcactgctgccttgtagaggtggacctggctatacagggccgtggggtgagacagggatgcagcttgagccctagcctcttc is a window from the Oncorhynchus tshawytscha isolate Ot180627B unplaced genomic scaffold, Otsh_v2.0 Un_contig_3397_pilon_pilon, whole genome shotgun sequence genome containing:
- the LOC121844094 gene encoding one cut domain family member 3-like; the protein is MVSSLSFNRAMNRPTINNNGGSSGGITRASSFQNKFNPKGFSSSLSGPGSDNDSLHSSSSSLEYSIQGGGGEGGGGVTPGKPGSLSYSTSLQMEQRPGQQRGVGLGMGKKFSSHGSVFHSELEGPMGLGAPEPRGVSHGSMPSLDLQIGEGGGGVMGVRGAGGGGVRYGNANVGLNGGSQRHYNTSPFGKEGCYSPNQNHNSYQAPPKPKETQRLNKFPLDLDSLVGVKTAQPSPHPPPSSDPPKPPPRAHYPSSLSVSASPSLSSLDSSGGDLTPLPAAKHHISYNNINPPSPLSPTYLPPGPSLSLR